Below is a genomic region from Anguilla anguilla isolate fAngAng1 chromosome 18, fAngAng1.pri, whole genome shotgun sequence.
catggagggccgtgtgtatgcaggttttcattccaaccaattaatgctgccttaattgagtccaattactcattcagccatatgcgtttaactgcattgaagcacagaatataagaaaatttttatttagacaatgcgggtcaccatagacgtcgggtcaccattgtgcacaaacctgcatccctaattcagcaaataatttaactaattatataatcaagatctgaggctggaatgaaaacctgcatacacacggccctccatggcaacgagtttgacaccactggacTAGTGTAACAGAATGAAGGTACAAACCATTGTTGCCCCGTACTGGCTAACCTAATGTGGTGTGGAACTTACCAGTGAACACATCCTGAaagccggaggaggaggagggtgtgtATGAAGACCACCTCCGTCGGGTGAAGAGCGCACGGCTGCCCCACTGAAGACCCTCTTCGGGGCAGCCGGACTCCAGCCCGGCCTCGGCGCCCCCTGTCCCGGCCTTCAGTTCCTCTGTCCAATCAGTGAAGGGCGTGAGGGGGCCGGCGATGCTGCAGGacctctgtctcctccccccctgccctgcaAACCGGAGCAGGGGGCTGTGGGAGGGCGAGGGTCCctgggaagggaagggggcggACAGTTGGCGGGTAGTGGTTTTGATGTAGGTGGGCTGGATGGCGGGGTAGAGCTTCACAGGAAGGGTAGACACAGAAGACTTCCGCCGGtagggggcgtggggggtttCGGTTTCGGATACCCACTGGGCAAAGGAAACACTGCTTTTGCGCTtctcctccagggggcgctcttGTAGACGTTCAAAGCTGAGCTCCACATTGCTGATGCACTCTGGCGCCTCAGGGCCCCTCAGGGGAGCCTTCTCCGGCTCTTTGGTACCGCTGGTTGGGCTGCCCCGGCTCTCCGGCCTGTGGTCtccgctcacttcctgttcagccTCTTCTGCAGTTTCAAACGAGGCCGTAGAGTCAGGGAAGCTGCACGAGCTGGTTGCCCTGGAGACGgactctcctgctctctcattgGTCTGACTTGCACTGGGCGGAAGGATGTGGTGTAGCAGTGGGCGTGTCTCAGAGCGGCTGTTGAGGGCTGGATCATCATTCAGGCCATTCACAGCAGTATCTGATTGGCTTTCCCGTTCTCGGGCACTCAGTTGTTCACCAATTTCAGCAGCCAGACTGATTTCTCGCACTGAGATTCCTTTGAggactgtgattggttcagagtGCAGAGGGCGGGATGTAAGATCAGCTGGGGGCTGGCTGCTCGTCTTCCGGGCAGAGCCTGCTGCTGTTGCCTCAGCGACCTCCTGCAGCAGTCCCAGATCCGGCTGGGAGTGCGAGAGCTGATCCTCCCGCTCCAGGGCTGAGTGGAAGCTGTTGATGTCGGCGTCCGAGGCcgagctggccccgcccccctcttgGTTGCCGGCGGTGTCTGCGGTGGACTGCCGGCTGCGCTCTGGCTCGGTGTCGGATAGCCCCGGCTCCTCCGCGGAGAGGCTGGCTTCAGCGGCTTCAGGCGGGAGGGGCCGCAGGTCGCCCCCATGGCCGCTCCGGGAGATCAGGGtgtccagcccctcctccttcGATCCCCTGGAGGGGCCTTTTCCCTTCCGCTCTTTCCCCTTGGGCAGACCCTTCCGGATCCTGAGGCCGGAGAAGACCGAGGTTTTGGAGTCCGACCCGGGCTTCTTCTTGCCGGAGTCCAGCCCTTGGCAGCCCGGCTTGCTTTGGGCTTTTCTGGTGCGCGTTCCCTCCCTGAGCCCTCCCACCTTGTCGCGCCCGGCGCCGGCCTCCTCCGCGGGTCTCCTGCGCTTCCCATCCTGATTTCCCATGACGCTCGGCAGATGGGCTCCCACGGCGACGAGGCCCCCCCGCTCCTGCAGACTGCTGGACCTGCCTCTCTGagcccctgctctctctgagtcCCACAGGCTTACCGCCGCTGCTGATGCAAGAGCAGCCAGCGcctgctctgtgactctgtgcagCGGCACGCTGGCAGAGCGCCCCAGGGGCCGGGCTCCCTCTGCTGCCGGCTGCCGGTACTGCAGCTGCCTGAGGCTGCCCAGGCCGGACTCGCTGCCCTTCCTCCCGTCTGAGAAAGGAGTGCTGAAGACGCTCTCCCTCAGAATGGGGACCTGCGTCTCCACCGTCTGAATGGCCTGCATCGCGACCTCTGCTGCACACTCAAAACAAAACTCTAAAACTAGACGTTCAtaacaaaaagggaaaaaatgtagatttgtggaataagaacataaaaatttgacatttttacaaaatacacaaCCACATCTTCTTAGTTATAGATAACTTTTGACTTGTTCTTCTTAGTTATAGATAACTTTTGACttgttcaacattttttttttactttcagcaagataaaaaaaaaaatcaatacacatGATTACCAATTAGcacaacacaaatacacacataaacatataaaGTTCACAAAAGAGAACTGGGTTTAATTGGGTATGATATGTGGATATGAATGTGTAATTGACCTATGCCCTCTTTGCTGTTGTTGAGCTCGCACGAGGTTCCAGGTAGCAACGGAGAGTGAGGAACCCCTTTCACTTTTAATCAAAGGCAACACAGTTCAAATGGACAAACACACTAAGGTTACCAACTGATAATAAAAGAGGAATCTCTCCAAACATAATCCCTCTCAATCTCTGCAGTGAACAGCGATAAAAATAGATCTGATCCTTTCATCTTTCTTTATGGATTtatgcaaacatacagtacCACCCAGGGATAAATATAAGCACATAAACGTCAATGAACAAGCCCACTGCTGGTTCAAACAGAGTGATGCGTCTATTTGCTCTTTCAGCCATTTTATGCTTACTGTAAATGACTGagatttacattacatgcacatgcacatgaatataatgcacatttaaagAGATATAAAATACTACTGTCCATCAGTAAGCCATTACAAATGCAACCATTACATGAAacctaataaaaaaaagaagcaacacTGTAGAGGTAGAGTACACTGATAATTCATAACAGTACAATGTGGAGACGTGAACTGGTCACACTACATGCAATATGGCTGACAACAGCACCGATGACAAAGCAAAGCCACGGTAGTTTATCTGTACAGCTCAAACAACACCGATATGATCTCTGAATCTGCAGAGAACAAACTACAGACAGAAAATCGTACACTGGCTGCTGTCCAGAGAAGCTATCATGACTGGCTGTTTCCAAGCACATTTCCGTTTATTTAACTGAGCCCAAAATGCCATGAATAATTGATTGTTTCTGTAACGCTAGCACTGCTTTAGCACACTATAGAAACAATAGATCAATACACATTTGTTTAGATTGCAAATGTGTATTCAGTTCTAAAAGCCATTAGCTTCTGGAATGTACAATACATGTTTAAAGTACATGCATAAGGGTGTTCTGAGCTCGTGTTAGTCAGGccaattctttattttatataaaaatataatatttttctgGCACAACGCTTGTCCATCTggtcatatgaaaaaaacataattctgAAATAGCATGAGAAAAGTCATAGAAATGGTGTAAACTACTGTAATAGAATATAATGAGTAAAACTTAGTTCAGTGCAATTAATGAGACTCCAATATCCGAATATCCGATCAACTACATTAACTGTGTTTCATTCAATGGTATTtctaattaataatatttaacaaGTAATATTTAGCAtaaaatttcacacaaaatcaTGACACGTATCACATAAAATGGCGAAAGCAGCTGAACTTACCCCAGGCCTGTCTTCCAAGAACAAAAAAGTTCTTATCACCAACACAGTGTGGAGCTTCAACACAGGTCACATGAACTTTGAGCATAAAGCATCACATGTCTCCTTCAACACCAAAGCCCTTCAGTGATGTCTTCAAAACAGACTGTTATAACTACACAAGCcactaaaacacaaaattgaAAAAGCTTTGAAAACAAGTGAAAGGAGAAATGAAAAGAGATAATTTTCCATTACAATATAAATGGAATAGAATCATGATAATACTACAGATTAAGATGATAGAAATATACTGGATACTTACCAAATGGTGAGAAAGTGAGGCCTTGACAGatgggtgtgcttgtgtgcgtgtgtgtgtgcctgcgtatAAAATTGACATCAAAAGTGGTGTGAAAGAATACATTTTGTGGAAAGATCAATTACTGACCTGGTATAATTTTAGGACAAattgaaattatataaattatgaaaataagttCTACTTATTATTCCAAATCATTACAATATCACTTCTAATTTCTTTATTCTAATGAAATGAGCAAATCAGACTTGAATGGCAACACCATGGATTAAAATGGTACATGTATATCAATACCATGAGCACTGTCACTGTCAGTGCCAACTGATGAATACGttcatttctgatttaaaaaatttttttttttaaacctattGCACTGAACTAGTCACTGCTAAATATCACGATATTGACCAATCTCTTGATGTTTCCAAAAGGACAGTTTCCACCACCTCACCCATTACAGTCGCTTCACAAAGGGGAGGAGGCAATACACCCAGGTAGCCAATTCCATCACCCCCTCCACTTACTTCcttatatatatttcagtttaaagAAGGGAATTAAAGCACGCCAGTGAGGTATCTGTTTTCCTGCAGTGTGGGGTAATGGGTGAGGATTTCCACAAGCTGAAGCAGTGATTCTTGGGCAGGGCTTCTGAAAAAGGCCATTCATTATGCTTGCATTCCATGGACCTGGAATTTACATAAATCCATCTGGAAAGTTGTACATGTAGATTGATCATTCTACATATGAAATGTCACCCGGATAATGGTGCATGCTGAACAGATACATAAATCAATGCAATTCTGTcttaaataatgcaaatgtgaTATTACATAATGAAAGTCAATATCGCTGGCCTTTTCATTGTAGTGAGTGGGTCTGGATGATTATGGAGTTCTaatgatttcaaaataaaaatgaaaataggaaTTTGATAAGGTTTATTGCCTTAAAGaaattcatgaataaaatattcctttaaaaacatgacCATGGATCACCTGTGGTGGGTCTTGGTGTGTTAAAGAGGCTAAGCTTAATGATCCATTCTGCCACAAACAAGAGCAACTCAGGAACATAAGAGAGAGTCCCACAGCAGTGGTGATCGGGAtttacacaggcacactcaATAATGAAACACAACTTCACACTTTCTCAAGTACTTTAGCATCAAAGTCACAACTGTCTTCAGATGATTTACCCCATAAAacttttaaacatgtttaaaatgcttattttgtcaaaataatgCTAGTTTGTCACATTCATCTGGacacactgaaaaaagaacataacATTATGTACAAGCTGTATATCAGTAAAAATCAGTCCGGGGCATTAggtgtttattaaaataaattaactatttatataattaatatcaATAAATCCACTGTTAAACTGACcatcaatatttatttctgattgtgcatgtacacgcatgcatgcacgcagacatgcacacgcgcacacgcacacgcacacgcacacgcacacgcacacgcgcacacgcacacgcacacgcacacacacacacacacacacacacacacacacacacgcacacgcacacacgcacgcacacgcacacacacacacgcacagtctctGCGGTTTAAGCTGTCAGCATCTTCCCTGGTGTGAAGCTTCCCAACATGAAAGCACACACCATCAATTAAAATACACCTGTCAAAAATCGCTTTACTGCTTTGTAGCTACAGGTCCACATACACATAAACCACTGCAGGAGGTAAGTGAAGATAAGAGATGATGTTTCAACATGAAACTTACTCTTCTTACTGCATTATTAAACTACAAATACTGCAAAAAATGggtgtttttgctgttgctaaTATTTAAGACCCTGTACAATCTACATCAATGAAAACAATCTACATCAAtgatcaaatttaattaatgtagAGACATAATCCAAAATTTATCAAAAGGAATCCCCCTTTGAATTTGAAAGACTGATTTTTGATTATGATCATGTGCAGGAGCATTTATGCACACTATTAGAAATAAAACAGgttgaaaaaaaatcccccagaCAGCACAAGCATAcatatttatgattatttcaCATAGCTCATATCACATTCATATGATAACCTCTTTAATGTATTTCAAAGACCTGAACAGTACATTAAATGGGTGGTGCGTGTTTGAGTATCAGTAACCGTCCCTTTGTTCTGAATGAGAATGTATGCATGTTCCTGCTCAGTCAGGATTGAAGCCAATCATCCCAGTCATTGGTAGACAGAGACCATGTGTGGAATGGCTAATGGGTGCTTCATTGCTTTATGGAGTTAAAAGTTTATACTTTACACTTGTACACATGAATTACAAGGCGATTACAAGGTGAAGACGCCATTTGGGATCGTGTTtgtgcacactaacacactatTATCACTGAGACTCCAGCTTTCACAGGGGAGCACACAGGGAAGGATGTGGTCATTTATTTCCAAGAGAGGGCACTGATAGACTGtggcacatttacaaataaaaccaGGCCAAGAAGGGCGTCAACTTACACTGAGAAAATAAACGTCTTGAATTTTTAGACAGAAGTTTAACTGTCAGGGCTGGATAAAGTAATCAAATGACATTCATTTGTATCCTTTtctttagtttctttttttttgttgaaaattatacattttttctattttccactCAAATTACAAAATAGTTCTGCCCTATGAACATATTGATGAACATATGCAAGTTTACAGTCCATAGGCTTCAAGAAGGAAATGTCCAAACAATGTATAAATATTCTTTATATATGCATAAAACTTCAGGTACCGAAACAACAATAAGAATACTTGCACTTGTCTAAAACCATGTAAACACCATCTCACAAAAGACAGGTCAGCAACTTTAACAACAGTTCTACATTCACAATGCCGCTCaccacactgacacagccaaaaaaaaaaaaaaaaaaaagaatagcaaagttcaaaacaacaatattcatttaaaaatgctcaGAAACTTGTTCTCATTTATGCAAATGCATGAATGTGTTTGCCTTCATGATTGGAGTGGGCTGTACCTCACAAATGCACAGTTGGTCAATGTTCCCACACTGAGGGAAAAAGAATAACACTGTAGAAAACAGGATGCTATCAAATCCAACCTAGAAGCACTATGGCCTTAACTTTCAATTATAAGTTGAAATACTGCTTCTTTGTTTGCAGTTAGTTTCACGTTTCTGAAAATCCTGAAAGAATGAGCTGCGCCTGGTCTATGGATTTCACAGATGTTCACTTACCACAGGATTCATTCACAGAGAAGGCCTGTGCATGTATGAGAATGCTGCTGGTGCACACTGGAGACCTGATCTCATGGTTAAAAAGATATAACTGGGGTCTAAACCGGGGTTTAAAATCCCAATGTCAAAGTTCCCCATCCATATacagatgtttctttttttatataaaagggAAACAAATCTGGCAACAAGCTTGTCTGAAATGAATCCAAATATTCAGTAATACTCTGGTACGTGATATAAATATCAAACAAATctgttatacattttaattaatttcctccTTAGGTTCTTTACCCAGTTAAAACTCAAAGCTTCCCTCTCTTATGCCCAACAGCAGGTAACAACAGGGAAAtttagggggggtgggggcagtatTTTCTATAAAAATAACTGTTTACTGACACTACAACAGTGCAGCTCCCATTTGCTTACTTTAAAACCAGCCAGTTCCACTGCAGGGCAGTTGAAACCGCTCACtgttccttttaaaatatttatttcaaatatatttaaaacaggtATTTTGTTTTGAGTACAGTGAACACTTGAGTCATCATCCAAAAATGAGGGAAATCCCCTTTGCTGTTGGATTGAATAACTCCCTAGGAAACAGTGGCTCTTCTTTAAGTGGGTAAAGCCCTTTTTCATCAAGAACGATGCCCCACAGACGCAGTcccctcagaaaaaaataaacgtcTCTCCAACTCAAGCCCTCGCAAGGCTTGGCAGCATCTTGGCGAAGCTGACCCCAGTCGCCCTGTGTGGACAGCGCAGGCCACCGTAGCTCTGCTTTCAGCAGGACCCACCGAGCGCGTTCAGAAGCTCTGCTACGTGGAGTCTCCGGGTATCCTCCTCCGGAAAGTCACGGAGTGCCGCTGGAGGAACAGCTGCTTTCGCCTCTTCCTGCTGTTCCAGCGGCAGAGCAGGATCAGCTTAAAGGTGCTGCGGAAGGTCTTGTTGCACAGGGCGTAGCACATGGGGTTGACCGTGCTGTTGACGTAGCAGAGCCAGTAGCCCAGGGCCCACAGCGTCTGCGGGATGCAGTTGTCACAGAACGCGTTGACCAGCACCATGATATTGTAGGGCGTCCAGGTGATGATGAAGGCGAAGAGGATGGCGCTCAGAGTCTGCGCCGCCTTCTTCTCCTTGACCAGCGACATGCGCTTGCGCTTGGTGATCTGCGTCCGGGTGCGGGCGGCGAAACGCCGGGCCAGCGCCGCGTCCTTGAAGGACATGGGCGCTGACTTGCCGGTCGGGGAGCAGACCTCTCCCGCCGTGTCGGGGGCCCGGACGGCGGGCGCGGCCTGGGCCTTGGAGGGGAAGCGCTGGTGGTAGCCGTCGTTCTGCACCCCgtccccgcccctgcccctgcccccgtcCTCCCCGCCCCTGAGGGGGTCCTCCTCGGACGCGTCCAGCTCGTCCGAGGCCGCCAGGCGGGGGCCGATGGCCACGCCCATGCCTGGCGGCTTGATGCCGGGCAGGTTGATGACGATGGAGAAGATGGCGCGGGTCTCGGGGATCTCGTCCTCGTCGGAGGAGGCCGACTGGTCCATGCAGGCGGCGGCGTCGTTGTTGTTCCAGCTGTCGCAGCTGTTGCGGTCCGCCTCCTCGCCGCCGGCTACGCCGGGCCGCCGGGCCCTCTCCGCCAGCCAGAAGGGGAAGCGGCCGACGGCAGCGCCGGCCCGCCTGACCGAGCTCCCGAAGCCCTGCTGCTCGCCCTGGTCGCAGCTGCCGCAGCTGCGCgagctgcccccctcccccccctcgctgcCCGAGGCCTGCAGCCCCGCCAGCTCCCGCGCGCGGTTCTGCGTCTCCCTGTAGATGCGCCAGTACAGCACGCTCATGATGGTGACGGGCAGGTAGAAGGCGGCGATGGCCGTGCAGAAGGTGATGGTGGGCTCGGTCAGGAACTGGACGTAGCACTTGTGCGGCGGAACCTTCCGCTCCCCCACAAAGTACTGCCAGAACAGGATGGCGGGCGCCCACAGCACGAAGGACACCGCCCAGGCCAGCCCGATCATGACCCCGGCCCGCTTGGTGGTCCTCTTGGCGCGGTACGTGAGCGGCCGCGTGATGGAGAAGTAGCGGTCGAAGCTGATCACCAGCAGGTTCATGACGGACGCGTTGCTGGCCACGTAGTCGATGGCCAGCCACAGGTCGCAGGCCCAGGCTCCCATGGCCCACTGGTCCATTATGATGTAGGCCGTGTAGAGGTTCATAGAAATGACCCCGATTATCAGATCCGCAAAGGCCAGGCTGAGCAGAAAGTAGTTATTCACAGTCTTCAGCTGCTTGTTCACCTTGAACGCCACCAGGACCAGGATGTTCCCTACGATGGTCACCAGCGAGAGGAGGCAGGAGAAGACCCCTATCAGGACCGCCTGCCAGACGGTGTGCCCCCCCAGGGGGTCGTACTCCACCGGCCGGCCCACGCTCTCGTTCCTGCTCGTCAGGTTAGCGCTGGCGTACAGGAAGGACTCGTTGTCGGCCCCGCCCACGTGCTCGGGCCACTGGTCTCCGCGCATGGTGACGGTTTCCCGGTAGACGCTGACTCCCGGCCAGCTGCTGGTCAGATATAAGCTGCGCTCTGTGCTGTTGTAGATCCTGTCCATTGTGGTCTGCTGGCATATTCTGCAAagagcacacagacaggggACCTTAGCACGTCGGGAGCTCACACTAGCTGCTGTTTGCAATTCCCATCAGCAGATGGCGCTATTGTCCCATGTAACTAAGTGAACCAAAAAGTTTAACATGGCTGAAACATCCAAAAATAATGCACTTACTAACATTATCATTCAATCATTAGTATTCAGCATCactattttttcatttagatatatatttatttatatatatatatttacattacatatttacaaaacGTATTTATTGCAATTTGTAAGCATactacattaaaacaaattttagaTACAAAATCGAAACTTGTTACGGATATGCTTTGTGTAGTTTttttgggctaattaaatagaaaaatttTAATTCTGAGAAATATAGATATTTGAGAAAAAATGACAGAGACCAAGTTAAAAAGTGCCAACAGAACACTGATGCACACTTCTCAGTGAAGATGTATGACAATGCAACAGTACTGAAGTACCACATTTACTGCCATTAAATATTCACCATTGACAAAGTGATACAAATACAGAATCCCTCTACAGCTATTCACatagcatgtactgtacatttcatttcattattatcaAAAAAATCTGGATCTAGTCCATCTGGATGGATTACTGGATTGGCCCCAAGAACACTACACGCTGTAACACCACAATACTCTTATACATGTGGAACTATCATGTATaggttacattttaaattgctcCTGAAACATATCCCATCAAACTGACACCTCTGATTTTCTAGCATGTGGGATCTGGCAGTCCAATCACATTCTTCTATTTGTTTATGTAGAATATACCAAAACCTCACAGTCATTCCAACACCATTTCACCATCACAAGGGCACTGA
It encodes:
- the chrm3a gene encoding muscarinic acetylcholine receptor M3 isoform X2, which gives rise to MDRIYNSTERSLYLTSSWPGVSVYRETVTMRGDQWPEHVGGADNESFLYASANLTSRNESVGRPVEYDPLGGHTVWQAVLIGVFSCLLSLVTIVGNILVLVAFKVNKQLKTVNNYFLLSLAFADLIIGVISMNLYTAYIIMDQWAMGAWACDLWLAIDYVASNASVMNLLVISFDRYFSITRPLTYRAKRTTKRAGVMIGLAWAVSFVLWAPAILFWQYFVGERKVPPHKCYVQFLTEPTITFCTAIAAFYLPVTIMSVLYWRIYRETQNRARELAGLQASGSEGGEGGSSRSCGSCDQGEQQGFGSSVRRAGAAVGRFPFWLAERARRPGVAGGEEADRNSCDSWNNNDAAACMDQSASSDEDEIPETRAIFSIVINLPGIKPPGMGVAIGPRLAASDELDASEEDPLRGGEDGGRGRGGDGVQNDGYHQRFPSKAQAAPAVRAPDTAGEVCSPTGKSAPMSFKDAALARRFAARTRTQITKRKRMSLVKEKKAAQTLSAILFAFIITWTPYNIMVLVNAFCDNCIPQTLWALGYWLCYVNSTVNPMCYALCNKTFRSTFKLILLCRWNSRKRRKQLFLQRHSVTFRRRIPGDST
- the chrm3a gene encoding muscarinic acetylcholine receptor M3 isoform X1, which codes for MIFLQYRGLSKCVWHLGICQQTTMDRIYNSTERSLYLTSSWPGVSVYRETVTMRGDQWPEHVGGADNESFLYASANLTSRNESVGRPVEYDPLGGHTVWQAVLIGVFSCLLSLVTIVGNILVLVAFKVNKQLKTVNNYFLLSLAFADLIIGVISMNLYTAYIIMDQWAMGAWACDLWLAIDYVASNASVMNLLVISFDRYFSITRPLTYRAKRTTKRAGVMIGLAWAVSFVLWAPAILFWQYFVGERKVPPHKCYVQFLTEPTITFCTAIAAFYLPVTIMSVLYWRIYRETQNRARELAGLQASGSEGGEGGSSRSCGSCDQGEQQGFGSSVRRAGAAVGRFPFWLAERARRPGVAGGEEADRNSCDSWNNNDAAACMDQSASSDEDEIPETRAIFSIVINLPGIKPPGMGVAIGPRLAASDELDASEEDPLRGGEDGGRGRGGDGVQNDGYHQRFPSKAQAAPAVRAPDTAGEVCSPTGKSAPMSFKDAALARRFAARTRTQITKRKRMSLVKEKKAAQTLSAILFAFIITWTPYNIMVLVNAFCDNCIPQTLWALGYWLCYVNSTVNPMCYALCNKTFRSTFKLILLCRWNSRKRRKQLFLQRHSVTFRRRIPGDST